Proteins co-encoded in one Colletes latitarsis isolate SP2378_abdomen chromosome 2, iyColLati1, whole genome shotgun sequence genomic window:
- the LOC143351968 gene encoding uncharacterized protein LOC143351968 — MIILRHNINGTYKSLQNLLLIDKFGHNAIYTYCTSIIAAKLKRMSKTSVRPIIMMEEIPETTLGIHIGPTMISWALINCNFKVLHWDWENYNLNTKNNTYDLITLVTSVVEKIPNSNIYVIEDFQVMKTKHKKLLNIQHQLSTSIMASLTLRDGKDNTNNIYVLKPQTSGRIFTLLIGGESICSKYIVNITTTDSVIKFSNIKSINMYMNNDMKEKYIQKSSTEQEQMRLSLLKAMSFLILVIYRNNLNILSY, encoded by the exons ATGATAATATTACGGCACAATATAAATGGAACTTACAAATCGTTGCAGAATTTATTGTTAATAGATAAATTTGGACACAATGCAATATATACATACTGTACTTCGATCATTGCAGCCAAGTTAAAGAGAATGAGTAAAACTTCAGTAAGACCTATTATTATGATGGAAGAG ATTCCAGAAACAACATTAGGAATACATATTGGGCCTACCATGATAAGTTGGGCATTAATAAATTGCAACTTTAAAGTGTTACATTGGGACTGGGAAAACTACAATTTGAATACTAAAAATAATACTTATGACTTGATCACACTG gtgacATCTGTCGTTGAAAAAATACCCAATTCTAATATTTATGTAATAGAAGATTTTCAAGTTATGAAGACAAAacataaaaaattgttaaatattcaACATCAGTTATCCACTTCTATCATGGCTTCTCTAACATTAAGAGATG GGAAAGACAATACAAACAACATATATGTATTAAAACCCCAAACGTCAGGACGAATTTTTACATTACTGATTGGTGGTGAAAGCATATGTTCAAAATATATTGTGAATATAACAACAACAGACAGTGTTATTAAGTTTAGTAACATAAAATCAATAAATATGTATATGAACAACGAtatgaaagaaaaatatatacaaaagaGCAGTACTGAACAAGAACAAATGAGGTTGTCTTTGTTGAAGGCCatgtcatttttaattctagttATATATCGAAATAACTTAAATATACTAAGCTATTAA